From Microlunatus capsulatus, a single genomic window includes:
- a CDS encoding GNAT family N-acetyltransferase, with protein sequence MVDGSAAWVVGAVSAREPDVQELLAALTAELATGGYSAEQTFGYSVEQIERSGVHLVGARVGADLVAVAGLEPQTDGVGELKRFFVSPPWRGRGVADGLMTALLARAAELRLGVLRLETGDRQAAALAFYRRHGFTPVARFPPYQDSATSVCLERRL encoded by the coding sequence GTGGTCGACGGGTCTGCGGCGTGGGTGGTGGGAGCGGTCAGCGCGCGCGAGCCCGACGTGCAGGAACTGCTGGCGGCCCTGACCGCCGAGCTCGCGACCGGCGGCTACAGCGCCGAGCAGACCTTCGGCTACTCCGTCGAGCAGATCGAGCGCAGCGGCGTGCACCTCGTGGGCGCCCGGGTCGGGGCCGACCTCGTCGCGGTGGCGGGGCTCGAGCCGCAGACCGACGGCGTGGGGGAGCTCAAGCGGTTCTTCGTCAGCCCCCCGTGGCGCGGGCGCGGGGTCGCGGACGGCTTGATGACGGCGCTGCTGGCGCGGGCGGCGGAGCTCCGGCTCGGCGTGCTCAGGCTGGAGACGGGCGACCGCCAGGCGGCGGCGCTGGCCTTCTACCGCCGCCACGGGTTCACCCCCGTCGCGCGCTTCCCGCCCTACCAGGACAGCGCGACCTCGGTCTGCCTGGAACGGCGGCTCTGA
- a CDS encoding class I SAM-dependent methyltransferase: MVDAEFGHPRLAAVYDALDPDRSDLLPYLDLVAALGARRVLDVGCGTGTFALLLAARGLDVVGVDPAAASLAVARAKPGAERVRWVEGDARALRLDDRDVATMTANVAQAVDDPQDWAATLRALHAALVPGGVLVLETRDPAARAWEEWTREATLRTADVAGAGPVTTWTEVTAVEGPLVSFRSTWRFAADGAVLTSDSTLRFRTRDEVAEDLGRAGFTVVDVRDAPDRPGRELVVVARRDAGPVDAGAVRP; encoded by the coding sequence GTGGTCGACGCGGAGTTCGGGCACCCACGGCTGGCCGCCGTCTACGACGCCCTCGACCCCGACCGCTCCGACCTGCTGCCCTACCTCGACCTCGTCGCCGCGCTCGGGGCCCGCCGGGTGCTCGACGTCGGCTGCGGGACCGGGACCTTCGCGCTGCTGCTGGCCGCACGCGGGCTCGACGTCGTCGGCGTCGACCCCGCGGCGGCCTCGCTCGCCGTGGCCCGGGCCAAGCCGGGGGCCGAGCGGGTGCGCTGGGTCGAGGGCGACGCCCGCGCGCTGCGCCTGGACGACCGGGACGTCGCGACCATGACGGCCAACGTGGCGCAGGCCGTCGACGACCCGCAGGACTGGGCGGCGACGCTCCGCGCCCTGCACGCCGCGCTGGTGCCGGGCGGGGTGCTGGTGCTGGAGACCCGGGACCCGGCGGCGCGCGCCTGGGAGGAGTGGACCCGGGAGGCGACGCTGCGGACCGCCGACGTCGCCGGCGCCGGCCCGGTGACCACCTGGACCGAGGTCACCGCCGTCGAGGGTCCGCTGGTGAGCTTCCGCTCGACCTGGCGCTTCGCCGCCGACGGCGCGGTGCTGACCTCGGACTCGACGCTGCGGTTCCGGACCCGCGACGAGGTGGCCGAGGACCTGGGGCGCGCCGGCTTCACCGTGGTCGACGTCCGGGACGCGCCCGACCGCCCGGGCCGCGAGCTGGTCGTGGTGGCCCGCCGCGACGCCGGACCCGTCGACGCCGGAGCCGTCCGGCCCTAG
- a CDS encoding HAD family hydrolase: MSPPPEQGPGGERPRGLVFFDVDGTLVPGGSSSSYLASHLGHQPALDRAEERYARGELTNQEVCAVDAAGWAGATPAEVDGWLADLPVIPGVEPVLAWCREHHVEPVLASLAWQPVGAFLARRYGFTADGGPRVGMTGSHYDGTVAEAFDEHDKRDGALALAAVRGVPLAHCCAVGDSRSDLPLFRALPTSLALNAGAAAREAASDVLDADDLVAILPWLRRWERGLG, from the coding sequence GTGAGCCCGCCGCCGGAGCAGGGTCCCGGTGGGGAGCGGCCGCGCGGGCTCGTGTTCTTCGACGTCGACGGGACGCTCGTCCCCGGCGGCTCGTCGAGCAGCTACCTCGCGTCGCACCTCGGCCACCAGCCCGCGCTGGACCGGGCCGAGGAGCGCTACGCCCGCGGCGAGCTGACGAACCAGGAGGTCTGCGCCGTCGACGCCGCCGGGTGGGCGGGCGCCACGCCGGCGGAGGTCGACGGCTGGCTGGCGGACCTGCCGGTGATCCCGGGCGTCGAGCCGGTGCTCGCGTGGTGCCGCGAGCACCACGTGGAACCGGTGCTCGCGTCGCTCGCGTGGCAGCCGGTCGGGGCCTTCCTCGCCCGCCGCTACGGCTTCACCGCCGACGGCGGGCCGCGGGTGGGCATGACCGGGTCGCACTACGACGGGACCGTGGCCGAGGCGTTCGACGAGCACGACAAGCGCGACGGGGCGCTGGCGCTCGCGGCCGTCCGCGGGGTCCCGCTCGCGCACTGCTGCGCGGTCGGCGACAGCCGCTCCGACCTGCCGCTGTTCCGCGCGCTGCCCACGTCCCTGGCGCTCAACGCCGGCGCGGCGGCGCGGGAGGCCGCCTCCGACGTCCTGGACGCCGACGACCTGGTGGCGATCCTGCCCTGGCTGCGGCGCTGGGAGCGCGGGCTCGGCTGA
- a CDS encoding S66 peptidase family protein gives MPVPRLVPGDRVRFVSPASPPTREAVARGAEVVSGWGLQVELGEHVFDRTGYTAGPDAVRLADLDAALRDPGVRAVFATTGGKGAYRIAAHLDVAAARAHPKPVVGFSDITFVHLALLRAGVPGPVHGPFVNWTDEYYDADCTEALRRSLMEPEPVVVRSDPGEYTAQLSTGGWATGVLVGGHLDSVSRAVGWGLPSLAGAILLVEDHHGTGLGQIDRCFAQLAHTGLLGQLHGVALGTFGEFETTTASGTTLADVLRHWLAPLGVPVLGGLPVGHGLNPASVPLGTSAMLDVPAGTLTVDPAVR, from the coding sequence GTGCCCGTTCCCCGCCTGGTGCCCGGTGACCGCGTCCGGTTCGTCTCGCCCGCGAGCCCGCCGACGCGGGAGGCGGTCGCCCGGGGGGCCGAGGTGGTCAGCGGCTGGGGGCTCCAGGTCGAGCTGGGCGAGCACGTCTTCGACCGCACCGGCTACACGGCCGGCCCCGACGCCGTCCGGCTCGCCGACCTCGACGCGGCGCTGCGCGACCCCGGCGTCCGCGCCGTCTTCGCCACCACCGGCGGCAAGGGCGCCTACCGCATCGCGGCCCACCTCGACGTCGCCGCGGCGCGCGCGCACCCCAAGCCCGTCGTCGGGTTCAGCGACATCACCTTCGTGCACCTCGCCCTACTGCGGGCCGGGGTGCCGGGACCGGTGCACGGCCCCTTCGTCAACTGGACCGACGAGTACTACGACGCGGACTGCACCGAGGCGCTGCGGCGGAGCCTGATGGAGCCGGAGCCCGTGGTGGTCCGCAGCGACCCGGGGGAGTACACGGCGCAGCTCAGCACCGGCGGCTGGGCGACGGGCGTGCTGGTGGGCGGTCACCTCGACAGCGTGAGCCGGGCGGTGGGCTGGGGGCTGCCCTCGCTCGCGGGGGCGATCCTGCTGGTGGAGGACCACCACGGCACCGGGCTCGGCCAGATCGACCGCTGCTTCGCCCAGCTCGCGCACACCGGCCTGCTGGGCCAGCTGCACGGCGTCGCCCTGGGCACGTTCGGCGAGTTCGAGACCACCACCGCCAGCGGGACGACGCTCGCCGACGTGCTGCGGCACTGGCTCGCCCCGCTCGGCGTGCCCGTCCTCGGCGGGCTGCCCGTCGGGCACGGCCTCAACCCCGCCTCCGTCCCGCTCGGCACCAGCGCCATGCTCGACGTCCCGGCCGGGACGCTGACCGTGGACCCGGCCGTCCGGTGA
- a CDS encoding SDR family NAD(P)-dependent oxidoreductase produces MTTVLLTGATDGIGRATAALLLSRGHDVLVHARSAERGAPVLTELADRPGTARLVTGDLSRPDEVHALAAQVREAGGVDSLVHNAGVWVRGATPARTADGVETTLAVNVLAPHLLTALLGDAVRDRVVWLGSGMAGSGRPDPERLGEVTDPQQAYRDSKACDVALAVAWGRRRPDLASAALDPGWVPTKLASPGATGRVQDSAESLAFCALPVAEGGADLATAPCWKGHGPARLPGRLRDDALVDALAAACDRLTGLGD; encoded by the coding sequence ATGACGACCGTCCTCCTCACCGGCGCCACCGACGGCATCGGCCGCGCCACCGCCGCCCTGCTGCTGTCCCGCGGCCACGACGTCCTCGTGCACGCCCGCAGCGCGGAGCGCGGCGCCCCCGTCCTCACCGAGCTCGCCGACCGGCCCGGCACGGCCCGGCTGGTGACCGGCGACCTCTCGCGGCCCGACGAGGTGCACGCGCTCGCGGCGCAGGTGCGGGAGGCGGGCGGCGTCGACAGCCTGGTGCACAACGCCGGCGTCTGGGTCCGCGGGGCCACGCCGGCCCGGACGGCCGACGGCGTCGAGACGACGCTGGCCGTCAACGTGCTGGCCCCGCACCTGCTGACGGCCCTGCTCGGCGACGCCGTCCGCGACCGCGTGGTCTGGCTCGGCTCGGGGATGGCCGGCTCGGGGCGCCCGGACCCGGAGCGCCTCGGCGAGGTGACCGACCCGCAGCAGGCCTACCGGGACAGCAAGGCCTGCGACGTCGCGCTGGCCGTGGCCTGGGGGCGGCGGCGTCCCGACCTCGCCTCGGCGGCCCTCGACCCGGGCTGGGTGCCGACGAAACTCGCGAGCCCGGGCGCGACCGGACGGGTGCAGGACTCGGCCGAGTCCCTCGCCTTCTGCGCGCTGCCGGTGGCCGAGGGCGGCGCCGACCTCGCCACCGCCCCCTGCTGGAAGGGCCACGGCCCGGCCCGGCTGCCCGGACGGCTGCGCGACGACGCCCTCGTCGACGCCCTGGCCGCCGCCTGCGACCGGCTCACCGGGTTGGGGGACTGA
- a CDS encoding MFS transporter, giving the protein MTTVEPSYPGRLVGVRLGLLAAALFVVGTNAFVIAGVLPQIALGLGTTDARVGYTITLYAVVVAVGSPVLSILLAHRDRGRLMALALGVIAVGTATTAVASSLLVFELGRVLAAVGGAVLVPAATAAAPSLLPPEQRGRALAVAGLGFTLAIAVGSPAGTALAGSGSWRLPLGVLAGVGAALAVALLLVVRDVPRGPVAGVAARLRVLRSRAVVLTLGSALLLTASFNVVYIFSAAATAQATGGSSRLLAVLLLAFGAGGVLGTALAGRLTDRLGSRLMVAVALGAQVVALALVPLLQGSYPALALDFVVWGAVAFAAVIPVQHRLVSIDPATAGIALSWYSTAMYVGIALAPLLGGAALGGVGGLPGADLVPLVGAALGLATLALFLVGHTGRRPPLAAA; this is encoded by the coding sequence ATGACCACCGTCGAACCATCGTACCCGGGCCGACTCGTCGGGGTGCGGCTCGGGCTGCTCGCCGCGGCGCTCTTCGTGGTCGGCACCAACGCCTTCGTCATCGCCGGCGTGCTGCCGCAGATCGCCCTCGGGCTGGGGACCACCGACGCCCGGGTGGGCTACACGATCACCCTCTACGCCGTCGTGGTGGCGGTCGGGTCGCCGGTGCTCTCGATCCTGCTCGCCCACCGCGACCGCGGCCGGCTGATGGCCCTCGCGCTGGGGGTCATCGCCGTCGGCACGGCGACGACGGCCGTCGCGAGCAGCCTCCTCGTGTTCGAGCTGGGCCGGGTGCTGGCGGCCGTCGGGGGAGCGGTCCTGGTGCCGGCGGCCACGGCCGCCGCCCCGTCCCTGCTGCCGCCCGAGCAGCGGGGCCGCGCCCTGGCCGTCGCCGGGCTGGGCTTCACCCTCGCCATCGCCGTGGGTTCGCCGGCGGGGACCGCGCTCGCGGGATCGGGTAGCTGGCGGCTGCCCCTCGGCGTGCTGGCCGGGGTCGGCGCGGCCCTCGCGGTGGCCCTGCTGCTCGTGGTCCGCGACGTCCCCCGGGGGCCGGTCGCCGGGGTCGCCGCCCGGCTCCGGGTGCTGCGCTCGAGGGCGGTGGTGCTCACCCTCGGCTCGGCCCTGCTGCTGACGGCGTCGTTCAACGTCGTCTACATCTTCTCGGCGGCCGCCACGGCGCAGGCGACGGGCGGCTCGAGCCGGCTCCTCGCCGTCCTGCTGCTGGCCTTCGGGGCCGGCGGCGTGCTCGGCACCGCGCTCGCGGGCCGGCTGACCGACCGGCTGGGCAGCCGGCTGATGGTGGCCGTCGCCCTCGGGGCCCAGGTCGTCGCGCTGGCCCTGGTGCCGCTGCTGCAGGGCTCCTACCCCGCGCTGGCGCTGGATTTCGTCGTCTGGGGCGCCGTCGCGTTCGCCGCCGTGATCCCGGTCCAGCACCGGCTGGTGAGCATCGACCCGGCCACCGCCGGCATCGCGCTGTCCTGGTACTCGACGGCGATGTACGTCGGCATCGCCCTCGCCCCGCTGCTGGGCGGGGCGGCGCTCGGCGGGGTCGGCGGGCTGCCCGGCGCCGACCTCGTGCCGCTGGTCGGCGCGGCCCTCGGGCTGGCCACCCTCGCGCTGTTCCTCGTCGGCCACACCGGTCGGCGCCCGCCGCTCGCCGCGGCCTGA
- a CDS encoding ArsR/SmtB family transcription factor has product MTDQPVPDVADLDLVQVLRALADPTRLDIVTVLADGRPHPKRVDAWGTGVTKSTMSHHFKVLREAGLTRTLVEGRAQFCELRRADLDARFPGLVEALTRTGPMGDGRPAVRTDVVRDHLARTAEDRSEDPPTTS; this is encoded by the coding sequence GTGACCGACCAGCCCGTCCCCGACGTGGCCGACCTCGACCTGGTCCAGGTGCTACGCGCCCTCGCCGACCCGACGCGGCTCGACATCGTCACCGTGCTCGCCGACGGCCGGCCCCACCCCAAGCGGGTCGACGCGTGGGGCACGGGCGTCACGAAGTCGACGATGTCGCACCACTTCAAGGTGCTGCGCGAGGCGGGCCTGACCCGCACGCTGGTGGAGGGCCGGGCGCAGTTCTGCGAGCTCCGGCGCGCCGACCTCGACGCCCGCTTCCCGGGCCTCGTCGAGGCGCTGACCAGGACCGGGCCGATGGGCGACGGGCGGCCGGCGGTCCGCACCGACGTCGTCCGGGACCACCTGGCGCGGACCGCGGAGGACCGGTCCGAGGACCCGCCGACCACGAGCTAG
- a CDS encoding ROK family protein — protein MSPLPTSREVSHAALLQVLRQVGPTTRAELERTTGLGRKIVSERVQELMALGLVSEGELARSTGGRMPRTVGLQADRGLLGVAQMNLHQTTVALTELDGTVLVREQLALGAAAGPEAVCDGIATTLRGLLESSGQTSERLWAVGVGVLAPVDRDLGHVAPGHLFEGTALAGWDGYPVRQRLADALERPVWVDNEVNLMALGELRSGQARGVDDVVLVKLGPSIGGGLVLGGRLQHGAAAAGEIGHLAVPGEEPRPCWCGGRGCLSTFASTAALLDEARAEGVPLPAPAQDPQPADDEDAVRALVAAAADGHPGAVRVLTRAGERTGAVLAGVVTLLNPALVLLSGTLVAEGDVVVDAVRAAVDARAMRVATESLSLTVSPLSDTAGLVGAAAMAADGLFGPRALAVWLDDGAPHRDRAALQAAAAADR, from the coding sequence ATGTCGCCCCTGCCCACCTCCCGCGAGGTCAGCCACGCCGCCCTGCTGCAGGTGCTGCGCCAGGTCGGCCCGACGACCCGCGCGGAGCTGGAGCGGACCACCGGGCTCGGCCGCAAGATCGTCTCCGAGCGCGTCCAGGAGCTGATGGCGCTCGGGCTGGTGTCCGAGGGCGAGCTGGCCCGCTCGACGGGGGGCCGGATGCCCCGGACCGTCGGGCTGCAGGCCGACCGGGGTCTGCTCGGCGTCGCCCAGATGAACCTGCACCAGACGACCGTGGCGCTGACCGAGCTGGACGGGACGGTGCTGGTCCGCGAGCAGCTCGCGCTGGGTGCGGCCGCCGGGCCGGAAGCCGTCTGCGACGGCATCGCGACGACGCTCCGGGGGCTGCTGGAGTCCAGCGGCCAGACCTCGGAACGGCTCTGGGCGGTCGGCGTCGGCGTGCTGGCGCCCGTCGACCGTGACCTCGGGCACGTCGCCCCCGGGCACCTCTTCGAGGGCACGGCGCTGGCCGGCTGGGACGGCTACCCGGTCCGGCAGCGGCTGGCCGACGCGCTCGAGCGCCCCGTCTGGGTGGACAACGAGGTGAACCTGATGGCGCTGGGCGAGCTGCGGTCCGGCCAGGCGCGCGGGGTCGACGACGTCGTCCTGGTGAAGCTCGGCCCGAGCATCGGCGGCGGTCTCGTCCTGGGCGGCCGGCTGCAGCACGGCGCCGCCGCCGCGGGCGAGATCGGCCACCTGGCCGTGCCCGGGGAGGAGCCGCGGCCTTGCTGGTGCGGCGGCCGCGGCTGCCTCTCGACTTTCGCGTCGACGGCCGCGCTCCTCGACGAGGCCCGCGCCGAGGGTGTGCCGCTCCCCGCCCCGGCGCAGGACCCGCAGCCCGCCGACGACGAGGACGCGGTCCGCGCGCTGGTCGCGGCCGCGGCCGACGGGCACCCGGGGGCCGTCCGGGTGCTGACCCGGGCCGGCGAGCGCACCGGGGCGGTGCTGGCCGGCGTCGTCACCCTGCTCAACCCCGCGCTCGTGCTGCTCAGCGGCACCCTGGTCGCCGAGGGCGACGTCGTCGTCGACGCCGTCCGGGCCGCCGTCGACGCCCGCGCCATGCGGGTGGCCACGGAGTCGCTCAGCCTGACCGTCTCGCCGCTGAGCGACACCGCCGGCCTGGTCGGGGCGGCGGCGATGGCGGCCGACGGCCTCTTCGGCCCGCGCGCGCTCGCCGTCTGGCTGGACGACGGCGCACCCCACCGGGACCGCGCCGCCCTCCAGGCCGCGGCCGCCGCCGACCGCTGA
- a CDS encoding MarR family winged helix-turn-helix transcriptional regulator has product MESEAGSWELDPLELRAWRGLIETTALLRRRSDQLLLADSGLSGSDYPVLVTLHELGEGTIRLTELAERIGWEQSRLSHHLVRMERRGLVSRRPHAADRRGSEVVITEQGRTVFLAATTAHSRTVRTHFADVLSPAQLEALADAMEALARHLAATED; this is encoded by the coding sequence GTGGAGTCCGAGGCCGGGTCGTGGGAGCTGGACCCCCTCGAGCTGCGGGCCTGGCGCGGGCTGATCGAGACGACCGCGCTGCTGCGCCGGCGCTCGGACCAGCTGCTGCTCGCCGACTCGGGGCTGTCCGGCAGCGACTACCCGGTGCTCGTCACCCTGCACGAGCTGGGGGAGGGCACCATCCGCCTCACCGAGCTCGCGGAGCGGATCGGCTGGGAGCAGAGCCGGCTGTCCCACCACCTCGTCCGGATGGAGCGGCGGGGGCTGGTGAGCCGGCGCCCGCACGCCGCGGACCGCCGCGGCTCGGAGGTGGTGATCACCGAGCAGGGGCGGACGGTCTTCCTGGCGGCCACGACCGCCCACTCCCGCACCGTGCGCACCCACTTCGCCGACGTGCTGAGCCCCGCCCAGCTGGAGGCGCTGGCTGACGCGATGGAGGCCCTGGCCCGCCACCTCGCGGCGACCGAGGACTGA
- a CDS encoding nuclear transport factor 2 family protein — MATIEELMTAQLLEVFAEHDPERRRAAIARTYTPGVQFFDPDDSLTGHDALHAKVQQILDGAPGLVFAADGPVRVNHDLGYLAWTLAPEGQPPVVRGLDIALVEDGLLARVYTLLQTP, encoded by the coding sequence GTGGCCACGATCGAGGAGCTCATGACGGCGCAGCTGCTGGAGGTGTTCGCCGAGCACGACCCGGAGCGGCGCCGGGCGGCGATCGCGCGCACATACACCCCGGGGGTGCAGTTCTTCGACCCCGACGACAGCCTCACCGGCCACGACGCCCTGCACGCCAAGGTGCAGCAGATCCTCGACGGGGCACCCGGCCTGGTCTTCGCCGCCGACGGCCCCGTCCGGGTCAACCACGACCTCGGGTACCTGGCGTGGACGCTGGCGCCCGAGGGGCAGCCGCCGGTGGTCCGCGGCCTCGACATCGCGCTGGTGGAGGACGGCCTCCTCGCCCGCGTCTACACGCTGCTGCAGACGCCGTGA
- a CDS encoding NmrA family NAD(P)-binding protein codes for MTAGGHPVPDGELGVLGATGQQGGAVVRALRARGAGVRALVRDVHDPRSRALAADGVHVVRADTDDPAGLPAAMAGLRGLFAMTVFAGHGPEGEVVQGRAVVDAAAAAGVPHVVYSSVGGADRGSGVPHFASKWAVEEHLRASGVPASVVRPVFFMENFLGALAPAPGDGDLVLRTPLRPGVPLQMIAVADIGAVAAAALLDPALVPPDGLEIGGDELTPEAVTEVVAARTGTTCRLATVPLADVGDDDSRAMFGWLGTLPAYRADVARTRRLQPALQTFDDFVAARTGAAARR; via the coding sequence GTGACCGCCGGCGGGCACCCGGTCCCCGACGGCGAGCTCGGCGTGCTGGGCGCCACCGGCCAGCAGGGCGGCGCCGTCGTCCGGGCCCTGCGCGCCCGGGGGGCGGGGGTCCGGGCGCTGGTCCGCGACGTCCACGACCCGCGGAGCCGGGCGCTGGCGGCCGACGGCGTCCACGTCGTGCGGGCCGACACCGACGACCCGGCCGGCCTGCCGGCGGCGATGGCGGGACTGCGCGGCCTGTTCGCCATGACGGTGTTCGCCGGCCACGGGCCCGAGGGCGAGGTCGTGCAGGGCCGGGCGGTCGTCGACGCGGCCGCCGCGGCCGGGGTGCCGCACGTCGTCTACAGCTCCGTCGGCGGTGCGGACCGGGGCTCCGGCGTGCCGCACTTCGCCAGCAAGTGGGCCGTCGAGGAGCACCTGCGGGCCTCGGGCGTGCCCGCGAGCGTCGTCCGGCCCGTCTTCTTCATGGAGAACTTCCTGGGCGCGCTGGCCCCGGCGCCCGGCGACGGGGACCTCGTCCTGCGCACCCCGCTCCGGCCCGGGGTGCCGCTGCAGATGATCGCCGTCGCCGACATCGGCGCGGTCGCCGCGGCCGCGCTGCTCGACCCGGCGCTGGTGCCGCCCGACGGGCTGGAGATCGGCGGCGACGAGCTGACGCCCGAGGCGGTCACCGAGGTGGTCGCCGCCCGGACCGGGACCACCTGCCGGCTGGCGACCGTCCCGCTCGCCGACGTCGGGGACGACGACAGCCGCGCCATGTTCGGCTGGCTCGGCACGCTGCCGGCCTACCGGGCCGACGTCGCCCGGACCCGCCGGCTGCAGCCCGCCCTGCAGACCTTCGACGACTTCGTGGCCGCCCGCACGGGCGCCGCTGCCCGACGGTGA
- a CDS encoding ABC transporter ATP-binding protein, giving the protein MSAPAPLLEARGVGKSFPAQDGAGAVEVLRDVTLAVAPGELVAVVGPSGSGKSTLLYCLAGLEPLTTGSVSVLGTPLAGLRPRALAALRRDHVGFVFQSYNLITSLHAWENVALPARLARGRVSPAVVDDALRRVGLADRARYKPAALSGGQQQRVAIARVLASGPDLVFADEPTGALDTARGAEVLALLREVVDQHRSVVMVTHDLEAAARADRVLVLRDGRLHAELVHPTAAEVLAAVTRAEQPGPA; this is encoded by the coding sequence GTGAGCGCCCCGGCCCCGCTGCTCGAGGCCCGCGGCGTCGGCAAGAGCTTCCCGGCCCAGGACGGCGCGGGGGCGGTGGAGGTGCTGCGCGACGTCACCCTCGCCGTCGCGCCGGGCGAGCTGGTCGCCGTCGTCGGGCCCAGCGGCTCGGGCAAGTCGACCCTGCTCTACTGCCTGGCCGGGCTCGAGCCGCTGACGACCGGGTCGGTGTCGGTGCTGGGCACCCCGCTGGCGGGCCTGCGGCCCCGCGCGCTGGCGGCGCTGCGCCGCGACCACGTCGGCTTCGTCTTCCAGTCCTACAACCTCATCACCTCCCTCCACGCCTGGGAGAACGTCGCGCTGCCCGCGCGGCTCGCCCGTGGGCGGGTCTCCCCCGCCGTCGTCGACGACGCCCTGCGGCGGGTCGGGCTCGCCGACCGCGCCCGCTACAAGCCCGCCGCCCTCTCCGGCGGCCAGCAGCAGCGGGTGGCGATCGCCCGGGTGCTGGCCAGCGGGCCCGACCTCGTCTTCGCCGACGAGCCGACCGGGGCGCTGGACACCGCCCGCGGCGCCGAGGTGCTCGCGCTGCTGCGAGAGGTCGTCGACCAGCACCGCTCCGTCGTCATGGTCACCCACGACCTGGAGGCGGCCGCGCGGGCGGACCGCGTCCTGGTCCTGCGCGACGGCCGGCTGCACGCCGAGCTGGTGCACCCGACCGCGGCCGAGGTCCTCGCCGCGGTCACCCGGGCCGAGCAGCCGGGCCCGGCCTGA